CTGCCCACCCGCTTCCTGCGTGACTGGGTGCGCGGGCAGTATGGCGACCGGCTGGGCACGCTGTGGAACGCGGAAGTGCCCGCCATCCGCCGTGTGGAACTGCAGGTTGCCCGTCCCGCCGCCGATGCGGCCCCGGCAACCGTGCCGGAAGATGCGTCCGCTGCCGCACCCGCCCGTGGCGCAATGGAAACCGCTGCCGCCCGTCCGGCCACGCCTGCCCCCGTGGCGGAGGAGCCGCGTCCCGCCGAAGTCCGCACCGACCTGGCCGCCCCGCTGGACCAGCGCTTCACCTTTGACACCTTCGTTGTGGGCAAGCCCAACGAGTTCGCCTATGCCTGCGCCCGGCGCGTGGCCGAACAGCCCTCCAGCCCCGGCTTCAACCCGCTGTTCCTGTATGGCGGTGTAGGACTTGGCAAGACGCATCTCATGCATTCCATCGGTGCCGAACTGGTGCGGGAGGGACGGGTGTCGGTGGCCTACATGTCGGCCGAGAAGTTCATGTACCGCTTCATCGCCGCCATCCGCTCCCAGTCCACCATGGAATTCAAGGAACAGCTGCGTTCCGTTGACGTGCTGATGATCGATGACCTGCAGTTCCTGATTGGCAAGGACAATACGCAGGAAGAATTCTTCCATACCTTCAATGCGCTGGTGGATGCGGGGCGGCAGATCGTGGTCTCTGCCGACAAGTCGCCCTCCGACCTGTCGGGGCTGGAGGACAGGCTGCGTACCCGCCTGGGCTGCGGCATGGTGGCGGATATCCATGCCACCACGTTCGAACTGCGTATCTCCATTCTTGAAGCCAAGGCCACGGCATCCGGCGTGGTGGTGCCCGCCAAGGTGCTGGAATTCCTGGCGCACAAGATCACATCCAACGTGCGTGAGCTTGAGGGCGCGCTCAACCGCCTGATCGCGCATGCCAACCTGTTCGGCCGCCCGGTCACGCTGGAAGCCACGCAGGATGTGCTGCACGACATCCTCAAGGCGCATGACCGCCGCGTAACCATTGAGGAAATCCAGCGCAAGGTGGCGGAGCACTGGAACATTCGGCTGACCGACATGTCATCCGCCCGCCGCGCGCGCGCGGTGGCCCGGCCCCGGCAGGTGGCGATGTACCTGGCCAAGCAGTTGACCAGTCGCTCCCTGCCCGAGATCGGGCGCAAGTTCGGCAACCGCGACCATACCACCGTCATCCACGCCGTATCGCGCGTGACGGGCCTGATGGCGGAAGACCCGGCCTTTGCCGAGGACGTGGAACTGCTGCGCCGCATGCTGGAAAGCTGAGCCCGTCGCGTTGCGGGCGGCTACGCCCTTTACCCGGGTCGGGCGCGCCTGCTAGACATGTCAGCCCCGTCATGGCGTTGCGTGAACGTGGTGGGGTGTGGAGGATATCTTACCGATGAAGTTGAAGGCCGACCGCGTAACGCTGCTCAAGGCACTGGCCCACATCCAGAGCGTTGCCGAGAAGCGCAATACCATCCCCATCCTGGCCAATGTGCTGATCAATGTCGTCGATGGCGCGATGACGCTGACCGCAACCGACATGGAAATTGCGGTGGTGGAAGGCATTGCGGCCGAAACACAGCGCGATGGCGCGGTTACGGCGCCAGCGGCCGTACTGTATGAAATCGTGCGCAAGCTGCCCGATGGCGCGCAGGTGGAGCTTGACCACGCAGGCGGCGATGCGCCGCTGGGCCTGCGGGCCGGACGGTTCGCCACCAGCCTGAACGTGCTGGACGTGGATGACTTCCCCTCCATGATGGCAGGCGCGCTGCCGCATGAATTCAGCATGCCCGCGCAGGTGCTGCGTGGCCTGATCGACCGGACGCGCTTCGCCATCTCCACGGAGGAGACGCGCTACTACCTCAACGGCATCTTCGTGCATGTGGCGGAAGGCGGGGCGGGCCCCGTCCTGCGCGCGGTCGCGACTGACGGCCACCGTCTGGCCCGGGTCGAGACCGAACTGCCCGCCGGCAGTGCCGGCATGCCCGGCGTGATCGTGCCGCGCAAGACGGTGGGCGAACTGCGCAAGCTGCTGGATGAGGGGCCGGAGCAGGTGGCGGTGGCACTGTCCGACACACGCATCCAGTTCTCGATCGGCAACATCACGCTGACCTCCAAGCTGATTGACGGCACCTTTCCCGAATACGAGCGCGTGATCCCGCATGGTAACGACAGGATCCTGCGCGTGGGCAAGAAGATCTTTTCCGATGCCGTCTCCCGCGTGGCCGCGATCAGCCAGGAGCGGTCGCGCCCGGTCAAGCTGAGCATGGCGCACAACCTGCTCACCCTGTCCGCCGCCAGTCAGGACCAGGGCACGGCAACCGAGGAACTGGACGAGAACCACGTCTCCTACGATGCGGCACCCATCGAGATCGGTTTCCAGGCCCGCTACCTGAATGATATTACTGACCAGGTGGAGCGTGAGGTCGAATTCGCCTTTTCCGACAGTTCGGCCCCCACCATCGTGCGCGATGTCGACAGTCCTTCCGCGCTGTATGTGCTCATGCCGATGCGCGTCTAGGCGCGCGCGGCCCGCGGGGGCGCATGGCCTTCATCAACCGGCTGGTCCTGACGGATTTCCGGAATTACCGGCATCTTTCGTGGCAGCCCCGCCTGCCTGTCACGGTCATTGCCGGGCCGAATGGCAGCGGCAAGACCAACCTGCTTGAAGCGGTTTCCCTGCTGGTGCCCGGCAGGGGACTGCGCGGGGCGCGCATGGATGAACTGCCCCGGCACGGCACGACCCTGTGGGGCGTGGTGGCGCAGGTGGCCGACAGGCCGGGGGATGAAGCCCTGTCCATGCAGCTTGCCACCGGGGCGGACCCGCTCCGGCCTGATCGCCGGGCATTCCGGGTGGATGGCCAGACCCTGCGCAACCGTGATTCCGTTTCCGAATATTTTTCCGCCGTATGGCTGACCCCGCAGATGGACCGCCTGTTCCAGGAGGGGGCGGGGGGACGCCGCCGCTTTCTGGACCGGCTGGTGCTGGCGCTGGAACCGGGACATGCCCGGGAGGTAGCGGCGCATGACCGTGCTATGGTGCAGCGTAACCGCCTGCTGGCCCAATCTGGCGCGGACCCGGACTGGCTGGCCGCGCTGGAACGGACCATGGCCCGCCACGCGGTGGCGGCCACGGCCGCACGCATGGACATGATTGCCCGCCTGAACACGGATGAACAGGCGGTGCTTGATGGCTTTCCCGCCGCCCGGCTTGCGCTGGAGTGCGTGATTGCCGACCGGCTGGCGCAGGAACCGGCACTTGCGGTGGAGGACTGGCTGGCTGAACGCATTGCCAGCACGCGGGCCGTGGACCGTCAGCGTGGCGGCAGCCGCTTTGGCGCCCATCGGGCGGACATGCGCATGGCGGACCGGCTGACAGGCCGCCCGGCCAGCCAGTCCAGCACCGGCCAGCAGAAGGCCCTGCTGGTGGGCACAGTGCTGTCCCACGCCCGGATCCTGACGGCGTGCCGGGGGCAGGCGCCGATGCTGCTGCTGGATGAACCGCTGGTGCATCTGGATGCGGCGCGGCGTGACAGCCTGTTCCATGCCCTGCGTCGCCTGCGGACCGGCGTGCTGCTGACGGGCACGGACGCCGAACAGTTCGCCCCGCTGCGCGAAGGCGCCGAATTCGTGACCCCGGGTGAAGGTAATCTTGTCCAGCACGCATGATTTCGATGAGGAATGCTGGTTACGCGGGGCGGTTCGGGCTATAATGCGTTCTGTTATTTTGTTGTTATCCGCTGTGGAGCATCTGCCGGCATGACCGATCAATCCAGTCCCGACCAGAAACACGATGCCGAGGTCGCGGGCGGCGTGCCGCCTGCTGCGGATTACGATGCGGCGTCCATCTCGGTTCTGCGCGGACTGGATGCCGTACGCAAGCGCCCGGGCATGTATATCGGGGATACGGATGACGGATCGGGCCTGCACCACATGGCCTTCGAGATCATCGACAACGCCGTGGATGAGGCGCAGGCCGGATTTGCCACATGCTGCACCGTGACCCTCAATGGTGACGGCAGCGTGACGGTGCGCGATGACGGGCGCGGCATCCCGACCGACATGCATCATGAGGAAGGGGTGAGTGCGGCCGAAGTCGTGCTGACCAAGCTGCATGCAGGCGGCAAGTTCAATCAGAATTCCTACAAGGTGTCTGGCGGCCTGCACGGCGTGGGTGCCGCCGTGGTCAATGCGCTGTCCGAATGGATGGAGGTGCGCATCTGGCGTGACGGGTCCGAGCACGTGATCCGCTTCCAGCATGGCGAGCGTGACGGGCCGCTGCGCCTTGTGGGCAAAAGTGACGAACCGCGTGGCACGCAGGTCACGTTCAAGCCCAGCGCCCAGACATTCGCCAAGGTGGAATTCGAGTTTGCGATTCTTGAACGCCGCCTGCGGGAACTGGCCTTCCTCAATTCCGGGCTCAGGATCATTCTGCGTGATGAGCGCCATGAACCCGCGCGGGAGGAAGCCTTCCATTACGAAGGCGGCCTGTGCGCCTTCGTGGAATGGCTGGACCAGGGCAAGACCGCCATTGTCGAGCCACCGATTACCGGCAGCCTGCAGAATGACGAAAACGGCATCAAGGTCGAGTTCGCACTGACATGGAACGACAGTTTCCATGAGACCATGCTGTGCTTCACCAACAATATCCCCCAGCGTGATGGCGGTTCGCACCTTGCCGGCTTTCGCCAGGCGCTGACCCGCGTGGTGGGCCGTTACGCGGAAGCGAATGCCACCAAGAAGGACAGCCATGCCCTCAATGGCGAGGACATGCGCGAGGGCCTGACCGCCGTGCTGTCGGTCAAGGTGCCGGACCCCAAATTTTCCTCCCAGACCAAGGACAAGCTGGTCTCATCCGAAGTGCAGCCGGTGGTGCATGCCGCCGCGGCCGACATGATCTCCCACTGGTTCGAGACCCATCCCAAGGAAGCCCGCCTGATCGTGGCCAAGGTGATGGATGCGGCTGCCGCGCGTGAGGCGGCGCGGCGCGCGCGTGAACTCACGCGGCGCAAGGGCGTGCTGGACATTTCCTCCCTGCCCGGCAAGCTGGCGGACTGCCAGGAGCGTGATCCGTCCAAATGCGAACTGTTTCTGGTCGAGGGTGACTCGGCAGGCGGTACGGCCAAGCAGGGACGTGACCGGCGCTTCCAGGCAATCCTGCCGCTCAAGGGCAAGATCCTCAATGTGGAGCGCGCGCGCTTTGACCGCATGCTCGGCTCGGCTGAAATCGGCACGCTGATCACGGCGCTGGGCACCGGTATTGGTCGGGGAGACGTGGAACATGGCGGCTTCTCGATTGATAAGCTGCGCTACCACCGTATCGTCATCATGACGGACGCTGACGTGGATGGCTCGCACATCCGCACCCTGCTGCTGACCTTCTTCTTCCGCCAGATGCCCGAACTGATCGAGAAGGGATATCTGTACATCGCCCAGCCGCCGCTTTACCGTGCCAAGCGTGGCAATGACGAGCGGTACCTCAAGGATGATGCGGCGCTGGAGACCTACCTGCTGGACAAGGCGCTGGCCAATGCGGCGCTGCGTTACGGCGACGGGCGCGAGATCGAGGGTGAGCTCATGCGCGCCGAAGTACTGTTCATCCGCGACGTGACGCGCGCGCTGTCCCGCCTTTCGGCGCGGGTGCCGGTCTGGGTGCTGGAACAGGCGGCCATCGCGGGCGTGCTGCGTCCCGACCTGCAGGCCATGCCGGAACGGATCGTGGACCTGCAGGCCCGGCTGGATGCGGTCTCTCCCCCGGCGGAGCGTGGCTGGAAGGTCGCGGTCAGTGACAGCGGGCTGGAAATGGCCCGCAGCGTGCGCGGCGTGGGGGAGGTCTACCGCCTGGAAGCCACGGCCCTGCGGAGTGCGGAAGTGCGCTGGCTGGCTGAACGCCATGCGCGGCTGGTGGCGGATTTTGCCCGGCCGATCGCCCTTGTGATTGATGGCAATGCCCAGTCCTTCGATGGCCCGGCATCGCTGTACGAGCGGATTCTGGCGCAGGGCCGCAAGGGGCTGTCCATCAACCGCTTCAAGGGGCTGGGCGAGATGAATGACGAACAGCTTTGGGAAACCACGCTCGATCCCGCGATGCGCACGCTGCTGCAGGTCAAGGTGGGCGACATTGAAAACGCGGCGCAGGTCTTCTCCACCCTCATGGGGGATGTGGTCGAGCCGCGCCGGGACTTCATCGTGGGCAATGCGCTCAAGGTCGCCAACCTGGACGTATAGCGCGTTCAGGCGGGTATGATTTCGCCTGCCAGATGCGTGACTTCGGTA
This portion of the Komagataeibacter sp. FNDCF1 genome encodes:
- the dnaA gene encoding chromosomal replication initiator protein DnaA — protein: MTGGLGGYDAVAEANAQKSVLAIHWSRICERLKVEVGEVEYRTWLRQITVGPVEEDEITLYLPTRFLRDWVRGQYGDRLGTLWNAEVPAIRRVELQVARPAADAAPATVPEDASAAAPARGAMETAAARPATPAPVAEEPRPAEVRTDLAAPLDQRFTFDTFVVGKPNEFAYACARRVAEQPSSPGFNPLFLYGGVGLGKTHLMHSIGAELVREGRVSVAYMSAEKFMYRFIAAIRSQSTMEFKEQLRSVDVLMIDDLQFLIGKDNTQEEFFHTFNALVDAGRQIVVSADKSPSDLSGLEDRLRTRLGCGMVADIHATTFELRISILEAKATASGVVVPAKVLEFLAHKITSNVRELEGALNRLIAHANLFGRPVTLEATQDVLHDILKAHDRRVTIEEIQRKVAEHWNIRLTDMSSARRARAVARPRQVAMYLAKQLTSRSLPEIGRKFGNRDHTTVIHAVSRVTGLMAEDPAFAEDVELLRRMLES
- the dnaN gene encoding DNA polymerase III subunit beta, which produces MKLKADRVTLLKALAHIQSVAEKRNTIPILANVLINVVDGAMTLTATDMEIAVVEGIAAETQRDGAVTAPAAVLYEIVRKLPDGAQVELDHAGGDAPLGLRAGRFATSLNVLDVDDFPSMMAGALPHEFSMPAQVLRGLIDRTRFAISTEETRYYLNGIFVHVAEGGAGPVLRAVATDGHRLARVETELPAGSAGMPGVIVPRKTVGELRKLLDEGPEQVAVALSDTRIQFSIGNITLTSKLIDGTFPEYERVIPHGNDRILRVGKKIFSDAVSRVAAISQERSRPVKLSMAHNLLTLSAASQDQGTATEELDENHVSYDAAPIEIGFQARYLNDITDQVEREVEFAFSDSSAPTIVRDVDSPSALYVLMPMRV
- the recF gene encoding DNA replication/repair protein RecF (All proteins in this family for which functions are known are DNA-binding proteins that assist the filamentation of RecA onto DNA for the initiation of recombination or recombinational repair.), giving the protein MAFINRLVLTDFRNYRHLSWQPRLPVTVIAGPNGSGKTNLLEAVSLLVPGRGLRGARMDELPRHGTTLWGVVAQVADRPGDEALSMQLATGADPLRPDRRAFRVDGQTLRNRDSVSEYFSAVWLTPQMDRLFQEGAGGRRRFLDRLVLALEPGHAREVAAHDRAMVQRNRLLAQSGADPDWLAALERTMARHAVAATAARMDMIARLNTDEQAVLDGFPAARLALECVIADRLAQEPALAVEDWLAERIASTRAVDRQRGGSRFGAHRADMRMADRLTGRPASQSSTGQQKALLVGTVLSHARILTACRGQAPMLLLDEPLVHLDAARRDSLFHALRRLRTGVLLTGTDAEQFAPLREGAEFVTPGEGNLVQHA
- the gyrB gene encoding DNA topoisomerase (ATP-hydrolyzing) subunit B, whose translation is MTDQSSPDQKHDAEVAGGVPPAADYDAASISVLRGLDAVRKRPGMYIGDTDDGSGLHHMAFEIIDNAVDEAQAGFATCCTVTLNGDGSVTVRDDGRGIPTDMHHEEGVSAAEVVLTKLHAGGKFNQNSYKVSGGLHGVGAAVVNALSEWMEVRIWRDGSEHVIRFQHGERDGPLRLVGKSDEPRGTQVTFKPSAQTFAKVEFEFAILERRLRELAFLNSGLRIILRDERHEPAREEAFHYEGGLCAFVEWLDQGKTAIVEPPITGSLQNDENGIKVEFALTWNDSFHETMLCFTNNIPQRDGGSHLAGFRQALTRVVGRYAEANATKKDSHALNGEDMREGLTAVLSVKVPDPKFSSQTKDKLVSSEVQPVVHAAAADMISHWFETHPKEARLIVAKVMDAAAAREAARRARELTRRKGVLDISSLPGKLADCQERDPSKCELFLVEGDSAGGTAKQGRDRRFQAILPLKGKILNVERARFDRMLGSAEIGTLITALGTGIGRGDVEHGGFSIDKLRYHRIVIMTDADVDGSHIRTLLLTFFFRQMPELIEKGYLYIAQPPLYRAKRGNDERYLKDDAALETYLLDKALANAALRYGDGREIEGELMRAEVLFIRDVTRALSRLSARVPVWVLEQAAIAGVLRPDLQAMPERIVDLQARLDAVSPPAERGWKVAVSDSGLEMARSVRGVGEVYRLEATALRSAEVRWLAERHARLVADFARPIALVIDGNAQSFDGPASLYERILAQGRKGLSINRFKGLGEMNDEQLWETTLDPAMRTLLQVKVGDIENAAQVFSTLMGDVVEPRRDFIVGNALKVANLDV